In Gimesia panareensis, the genomic window ACCGGATCGAGGGGCTTTCCGGTTTCCAGACCGAGTTTCCGCAGGCGGGTCCCCGCGACAGCAAAGGGCGCTCGCTGCGCGATTTTGATCTGGAGCGGCGGTTGTTCAAGTATCCCTGCAGTTACCTGATCTACAGCGATTCGTTTGAGGCCCTTCCCAAACCGGTGCTGGAGGTTGTCTATCGCCAGTTGTGGGAGGTACTGACTGGCAAAAATCAAAGCAAAGAATTCGCGCATCTGAGTGCGGAGGACCGCCGGGCGATCCTGGAGATTCTGATCGAAACCCGGAAAGGGCTTCCCGACTACTGGAAGCTGTAAAACGGCTCTATGGCTGCCGATGGGGGTGTTCAATGCAGTCGTTTGGCATGTGAAAATCAGACATAACCCCCTACATCTGCTTTGATATTGGTTGTTTCGGTGAATTTACCTGCATAGAATGGCGGCAGTACAAGGGCTGGCCCTGCAGGGTTTTCTGTCTGCTGTTTGTCGCTATTCTGTGGCAAGCGTCTGCAAGGCACGACCAGTCTTTCTGTTCCGGATATCGAAATCAACCGCCGCGCTTAAAACAACGAGGAGCTTACGGGTATGTTGCCCCGACGCGAAGTATTTCCCCACGTGATCGAAATCAATTATCAGGCCAGACAGCGTTTGGGGTGTTGTGTTTATCTGGTATTCAATGACCAGAACGAGTGGCTGTTGATCGATATCGGTTACGAAGATACGGTTTCCGAAATCATCGAGATGATCCGGCAGATGGATTTTCCGCTGGCGAACTGCAAGTACCTGATCGCCACCCATGCGGACGTCGATCACATCCAGGGTTTGAGCCGGGCGAAAGAGTTGCTGCCGAATGCCGAGGTCCTGGCGCATCCGAGTGCCGCTAAACTGCTCGAAGAAGGGGACCGGATCAGCACTTATGCCGAGATCAGTGCGCAGGGCATTTCCATCGACATGCCTCCCTGCAAAGTGGATCGGGAAGTGAATGAAGGGGACGTGATTGACCTGGGCGGCGATGTCAAACTGGAAGTCTGGCACACCCCCGGTCATACCGACGGTCAGCTGGCGTTCCGGTTTGGCGAACTGCTGTTTTCCGGCGATAACATCTACCGGGATGGTTGTGTGGGGCACATCGATGCCCACCACGGTTCGGATATCCCTGATTTTATCGCGTCACTGGAGCGGATCCGGGACTGCGATGCGAAGTGGCTGCTGCCCAGCCACGGCCCGATTTTCCGCAATAAAAAGGCACTGTTGCAGTCGACGATTGACCGTTTGAACACGTATCTGCACATGGCCGACTTTGGGACCTGTGCCGTCGACTGGCCTCTGCAGGACGAATGGGACGAAGAGCTGCTGAAAGGCTTTGATCCCGAGACGGCCGAATAGCCCCCGTTTTTCTATGGCCTTGTGTTCACATCAGCGAGGGTGCGCGCGGCGCTCTTCGTGAGTCGGTAAGTCCCCGCAAGGCTGTTTTTTTCGACTTTTTAGGGGAGAAGCGGGCCTCAAAGGGGAAATTCCTGCTGCTATAATCGTCAAAATCGCTATCATGAGCAGGATCTTTACGATAAATATAAATGTTGCTTGTGTTGCGACAAGTCCAACCAGAGGCGACGACGAAAAATACCGATATGCGTTGATTGGAACAACGCGATTCGAATCGGGCAGCGGAAGCGGGCATTTCTATTTTTTGAGCATTCGAGATTGATTCATTTAGCGAAACCGTGACAATTCAACGGATCTGATCTGAGGCATTTCCGGTTTTTTACGGAAGAAAGCTCAAGTCAGACTCAGTTGATGTGAATATTTGGATCAAACCGTTTTCAATATGAATGGCGCAGCTCCCGGATTGAGGAGCGCGGATTCATGAATTTGATAAAGCCGATGTGGCTACTGGATTAATTAATGGCTTCGTTTTTTGAAAAGCGCGATCCATGGGGACACAGTCTATCTTTGTGGGTTGTGGTTTTAATGATCTTCATCACTCCAGTGCTGTTTGGAGTGTTGCGTGAGATCCGCCAGGAAAACAACGTCGAGAACTGGCTGCCTGAAGATGATCCCCAGTCAAGAGTCCTGCAATGGCATCGCCACAGTTTCGGGATCGAAGACCGTGTGCTGGTTTCCTGGGATGGCAGCGCGCTGACCGATTATCGGGCAGACCGTCTCAAACAGTCGCTGATGGGACAGAAAGACGCCAAGGGAGTTCGCCGGGGCGGCTCTCCTTATATCCAGGACGTCTTCACCCCCCAGGATGCGATCACGAAGATGGTGGACTACCACATCGAACCTGCCGAAGCCGAACGGCGGCTGAAAGGGGTGTTGATCGGGACGGGCATGCTCAAGGTCCGTTTAAGTCCTGCCGGCAAAAAGCGACGCGAGCAGACCATTCAGGAACTGATTGCGACCACCAAACGTAAGCTGGGTGTGGAATTGACAGTCAAACCTGCCTTCACCCCCTGGGTGGAAATGGTCGACGAATCGGAAGAGGAAATCGGCGCTGAAGCCCCTGCCGCAGAACCCGACGAAGATCAGGTCGACTTCAAGGCGCTGGTCGAAGCGATTCCGGAACACGATTTTCAGCTGGTCTGGCCGCGGATGCAGCCCCACTCGAAGCTGGCCGACGAGATCAAAGAGATTGCCCTGTCGCTGCGGCGTCCTGAGATCCTTACCGGTGTTTCCACGGCTGCGGATCAGGAAACAGAACAGAAGCAGGCGGCCGAGGAGCCGAAGCTGATTGAAGACTGCTTTTTTGCGGTCGGCACGCCGATCGCGGTGGCGATATCGCTGTCCGATACGGGGGATGCGGATCATGCCTCTGCGGTGGCAGCCATCAGGACCGCGGCCATCGATGCGGGAATTCCAGAAGAGCACCTGCACATGGGAGGCCGCCCGGTCGCAGGTGCGGCACTGAACCAGATGGTGAAGGAGTCTTCCTGGAACACCGCGTATCCGGTGTGGCAGTTCTACAAACGCTCGGTGACACTTTTCTCCGGGCTGATCGGGATTGCGCTGGCATTTCTGATGTTGCGGAGTGTGCGTCTGGCCTGCCTGGTGCTGCTGGTCTCTTATTACACGACGTTTGTCGCCGTCTCGATTATTCCGATGACGGGCGGCACGATGAACATGGTGCTGGTCGTGATGCCTACGCTATTAACCGTGTTGACGCTGTCCGGCTCGATCCATGTTGCGAATTACTGGAAGCATGCCGCACACGTTGATATGAAAACCGCGGTGGTCAAAGCGGTCGAAATGGCACGGGCCCCCTGCGTGATGGCCAGCCTGACGACGGCCATCGGTCTGGCTTCACTGCTGACCAGCCCGCTGTCGCCTGTGCGTGATTTCGGGTTCTACTCGTCGATTGGCTGTGTGGTTTCCCTGCTGATGGTGCTGTATGGCCTGCCTTCCCTGCTGCAGTTATGGCCCGCCAAGCCGCCGAAGGCTTCCGAAATTGATACACGACACTGGCAGGCCTTCGGTCGGATGCTCTCACGGCATCAGTGGCTGGTCTCGCTGAGCTGTCTGGTGATTTTTGTCGCCGCCTGTTACGGTTTCAAATGGTTCCGGACCGAGACTAAGGTCATCCGGTATTTCCCGGATTCTTCCCGCGTGATTCAGGATTATCTGTTCCTGGAAGAAAATCTCTCGGGCATCACGCCTGTCGATACGGTGATCTGTTTCGACGAGAAAGCCCAGGAAAATCTGAACTTCGAAGAACGCGTGGAACTGGTCCGCCAGATTGAACATAAAATCGCAGCGCATCCTGAAATCAGCGGTACAATCTCGCTGGCGGATTTTCGTCCGGTGTCTGAACCACTGCCCAAAGATGCGAGCACCTTCCAGAAGCTGCGTTATGCGAAGCGCGTGAATGAGACCGAACGCCGCGTACGCGAAAGCCTGAAAAAAGAGAAAAACGGTGAGGGGAACCTCGAAGGCGATACCGTGAAATCGTTTCTGAATATCGCAGATAAGACGGTCGACCTGGAGCAGGAGACGGCGAACGGCCAGCGGATGGTCGACATTCAGAAGGGGGATGAAGTCTGGCGGATTACGGCACAGGTCGCGATTATGACCGATCTGAACTACGGAGATCTGACCAATGAACTGAACCAGGTGACGCAGTCGGTCTTACGGGATCATGCCGGGACGACCCATCTGGTAACGGGGACGATTCCCCTGTTCCTGCGGACGCAGCAGGCCGTGTTGGAGAGCCTGATCAAGAGCTTCGGGCTGGCCTTCGCTGTGATTGCCATCGTGATGATGGTGCTGCTGCGGAGCCCGACAGCGGGGCTGATTACGATGCTGCCGAACCTGATGCCCATTGGTGTGATTTTCGGTCTGCTGTCCTGGATGCACGTGGCCGTGGATATCGGCACGATGATTACGGCTTCGGTCGCACTGGGAATTGCCGTGGACGGGACGCTGCATCTCTTGACCTGGTTCAAGATCGGCATTGCAGAAGGCAAGACCAAAAGCGAAGCGGTCGCGGCAGCGCTGGGGCACTGTGGTCCGGCGATGTGGCAGACGAGTGCCGTGGTTGCAATCAGCCTGGCGATGCTGTATCCGGCAGAGCTGCTGCTGGTGAGCCGCTTCGGCATTTTGATGTGTGCCCTGATTACAGCTGCCCTCCTGGCCGACATCATTTTCCTGCCGGCACTGCTGGCGGGACCGCTGGGAACGCTGATCGTCAATTCCCACAAAAACGACAAGGAAGTGTCCGAGAATCAGCCGCTCCTGCAGGAAGGAAAAGAGACGAAACCTCATCTTTCCCATATGATCAAGCGGGCGCAGTCGGGACAGTCTCTGGAGACGTAAGTCTTTTTGAGGTCTGCTGTTAAGATTCTGTTTTCTCAGGTCTTATTTCTTTGAGGACGGCCGTTCGGGCTGACTGAGCCGCTTGAGGAAGGCGAAGATTTTCTGTGTCGGCAGGTCGTCTGGTTCGCCGATTTCCCGGTTGATGGTCATGTGCGTTTTTCCGGGAGCCGAGATCACGCTGACCGGAACCCGGCTGGCTTTCAGTTTCTCAGCGAGCAGCTGGGACTGTCTGCGCGAATCATCACGACGGGCGACGTGCAGGATCAGAAACGGGGGAATCGACTGCTGCGGCTTCACCCAGGTCAGCGGGGAGGCCTCTTGCCAGGTTTTCTCATCGGAGCCGAACACGCTGGTATAGATTTTTTTGCCGGTCTCGTTGGCGGTTCTGATCCGTTCGGCGATGTCGTAGCCGGCACCGTCGAGGAGAATGCTCCCGCGAATGGTTTTGAGCGAGAGCGACTGCTGTTTCAGGTAGCGGGGATTCGTAGAGACCAGCGCGACGAGATGCGCGCCCGCGGAATGTCCCATCAGGAAGATCCGTTGCGGATCACCGCCGTACTCTTTTGCATGTTGATGCACCCAGGCAATGGCTTGTGCGACGTCCTGAGCCTGCTGATCATAATCGGCTCTGGGATGGAGCCGGTAGTTGATGCTGACGAGCAGGTAGCCTGCTTTCGTGAAAGCAGCCGGTTTCTGATCGACGCCCCGTTTGTCGCCGATCTTCCAGGCACCGCCGTGCACCCAGATGACAATCGGATGCTGTTTGCCGGTCAGGGGGGCGTAGATGTCGAGGCTTTTGAAATGCCTGCCGATACGGAATGAAGAATCATAGGGAATGTGCTCGAATGTTTTGAACTGCGGCTCGGTTTTGTCATCCGCGGTGGCGGTCTGCGTGGAGAAGAGGGTCAGCAATCCAACGCAGATCAGAGACACTCTGCTGATGTTCCAGGCCGCGGGATGGCTCATGCCGTTGGCTCCTGTTTTTTCATGAAGTAGAGATCCATGCTGGATTTCTGCAGTAATTCGTACTGCTGCCATTCGGGAGGACATTCGAACTCGGCATCGCGGGGGGTGCGGAGAATCAGCCGGCAGTCGGCACTGGAGACGGTGTCGCGAGCGAGTCGCTGCAGCGATTCATACAGCCGGGAGCCGGGCTTGAGGTCGTCGATCATTTTGTAGGGAGGGTCGAAGAAGATCAGATCGAAGGGGACAAACTCCGGCACATTTTTA contains:
- a CDS encoding MBL fold metallo-hydrolase, whose translation is MLPRREVFPHVIEINYQARQRLGCCVYLVFNDQNEWLLIDIGYEDTVSEIIEMIRQMDFPLANCKYLIATHADVDHIQGLSRAKELLPNAEVLAHPSAAKLLEEGDRISTYAEISAQGISIDMPPCKVDREVNEGDVIDLGGDVKLEVWHTPGHTDGQLAFRFGELLFSGDNIYRDGCVGHIDAHHGSDIPDFIASLERIRDCDAKWLLPSHGPIFRNKKALLQSTIDRLNTYLHMADFGTCAVDWPLQDEWDEELLKGFDPETAE
- a CDS encoding alpha/beta hydrolase, with product MSHPAAWNISRVSLICVGLLTLFSTQTATADDKTEPQFKTFEHIPYDSSFRIGRHFKSLDIYAPLTGKQHPIVIWVHGGAWKIGDKRGVDQKPAAFTKAGYLLVSINYRLHPRADYDQQAQDVAQAIAWVHQHAKEYGGDPQRIFLMGHSAGAHLVALVSTNPRYLKQQSLSLKTIRGSILLDGAGYDIAERIRTANETGKKIYTSVFGSDEKTWQEASPLTWVKPQQSIPPFLILHVARRDDSRRQSQLLAEKLKASRVPVSVISAPGKTHMTINREIGEPDDLPTQKIFAFLKRLSQPERPSSKK
- a CDS encoding efflux RND transporter permease subunit, which encodes MASFFEKRDPWGHSLSLWVVVLMIFITPVLFGVLREIRQENNVENWLPEDDPQSRVLQWHRHSFGIEDRVLVSWDGSALTDYRADRLKQSLMGQKDAKGVRRGGSPYIQDVFTPQDAITKMVDYHIEPAEAERRLKGVLIGTGMLKVRLSPAGKKRREQTIQELIATTKRKLGVELTVKPAFTPWVEMVDESEEEIGAEAPAAEPDEDQVDFKALVEAIPEHDFQLVWPRMQPHSKLADEIKEIALSLRRPEILTGVSTAADQETEQKQAAEEPKLIEDCFFAVGTPIAVAISLSDTGDADHASAVAAIRTAAIDAGIPEEHLHMGGRPVAGAALNQMVKESSWNTAYPVWQFYKRSVTLFSGLIGIALAFLMLRSVRLACLVLLVSYYTTFVAVSIIPMTGGTMNMVLVVMPTLLTVLTLSGSIHVANYWKHAAHVDMKTAVVKAVEMARAPCVMASLTTAIGLASLLTSPLSPVRDFGFYSSIGCVVSLLMVLYGLPSLLQLWPAKPPKASEIDTRHWQAFGRMLSRHQWLVSLSCLVIFVAACYGFKWFRTETKVIRYFPDSSRVIQDYLFLEENLSGITPVDTVICFDEKAQENLNFEERVELVRQIEHKIAAHPEISGTISLADFRPVSEPLPKDASTFQKLRYAKRVNETERRVRESLKKEKNGEGNLEGDTVKSFLNIADKTVDLEQETANGQRMVDIQKGDEVWRITAQVAIMTDLNYGDLTNELNQVTQSVLRDHAGTTHLVTGTIPLFLRTQQAVLESLIKSFGLAFAVIAIVMMVLLRSPTAGLITMLPNLMPIGVIFGLLSWMHVAVDIGTMITASVALGIAVDGTLHLLTWFKIGIAEGKTKSEAVAAALGHCGPAMWQTSAVVAISLAMLYPAELLLVSRFGILMCALITAALLADIIFLPALLAGPLGTLIVNSHKNDKEVSENQPLLQEGKETKPHLSHMIKRAQSGQSLET